The following proteins are co-located in the Caloenas nicobarica isolate bCalNic1 chromosome 33, bCalNic1.hap1, whole genome shotgun sequence genome:
- the RBMS2 gene encoding RNA-binding motif, single-stranded-interacting protein 2 isoform X1, whose product MLLSVPPRSALPALAYNKGGKKQPYVPPAQPLGPPSPSPAGGGTDQLSKTNLYIRGLHPGTTDQDLVKLCQPYGKIVSTKAILDKTTNKCKGYGFVDFDSPTAAQKAVTALKASGVQAQMAKQQEQDPTNLYISNLPLGVDEQELEALLKPFGTVVSTRILRDPHGASRGVGFARMESTEKCEAVITHFNGKYIKMPPGVPAPPDPLLCKFADGGQKKRQSQSKFVPNGRAWARDGDTSTVTLAYDPATALQNGFYPAPYGLAPSRMIAPPALPYLPSPVSSYQVHGPAWMHQSYLVQPTGAVLAPAVDHAVPLQPSVVAPLAQQLGHLSLGSAGTYVPAAAVPGAFIPPYPPVPPALPLEDGSAAPAHGPIESPSEPGAFPYPYPK is encoded by the exons ATGCTGCTGTCGGTGCCGCCGCGCTCCGCGCTCCCCGCGCTCGCCTACAACAAGGGCGGCAAGAAG cagccctaTGTGCCCCCGGCACAGCCGctgggcccccccagccccagcccggccggGGGGGGCACGGACCAGCTCAGCAAGACCAACCTCTACATCCGCGGGCTGCACCCCGGCACCACCGACCAGGACCTGGTCAAGCTCTGCCAGCC CTACGGGAAGATTGTTTCCACCAAAGCCATCCTGGACAAGACAACCAACAAGTGCAAAG GTTACGGCTTCGTCGACTTCGACAGCCCCACGGCGGCTCAGAAAGCGGTGACGGCGCTGAAGGCCAGCGGGGTGCAGGCGCAGATGGCCAAG cagcaggagcaggacccCACCAACCTGTACATCTCGAACCTGCCGCTGGGGGTGGacgagcaggagctggaggcgCTGCTGAAACCCTTCGGGACCGTGGTGTCCACCCGCATCCTGCGCGACCCCCACGGGGCCAGCCGCGGCGTGGGCTTCGCACG GATGGAATCCACGGAGAAGTGCGAGGCCGTCATCACCCACTTCAACGGGAAGTACATCAAGATGCCCCCGGGGGTGCcag ccccccccgaCCCGCTGCTCTGCAAGTTCGCGGACGGGGGGCAGAAGAAGCGGCAGAGCCAGAGCAAGTTCGTGCCCAATGGGAGAGCGTGGGCGCGGGACGGCGACACG AGCACCGTGACCTTGGCCTACGACCCCGCGACAGCGCTGCAGAACGG GTTCTACCCGGCGCCCTATGGCCTGGCCCCCAGCCGCATGATCGCCCCCCCCGCACTGCCCTACCTGCCCTCCCCGGTCTCCTCCTACCAG GTTCACGGCCCCGCCTGGATGCACCAATCGTACCTCGTGCAGCCCACG GGCGCGGTGCTGGCCCCCGCTGTGGACCACGCCGTCCCCCTCCAGCCCTCCGTGGTGGCCCCCCTGGCCCAGCAGCTCGGCCACCTCTCGCTGGGCAGCGCCGGCACG tACGTCCCCGCTGCCGCCGTCCCCGGCGCCTTCATCCCGCCGTACCCGCCGGTGCCGCCTGCGCTGCCGCTGGAG GACGGCAGCGCCGCCCCAGCCCACGGCCCCATCGAGTCGCCGTCCGAACCCGGCGCCTTCCCCTACCCCTACCCCAAGTAG
- the RBMS2 gene encoding RNA-binding motif, single-stranded-interacting protein 2 isoform X2 has translation MLLSVPPRSALPALAYNKGGKKQPYVPPAQPLGPPSPSPAGGGTDQLSKTNLYIRGLHPGTTDQDLVKLCQPYGKIVSTKAILDKTTNKCKGYGFVDFDSPTAAQKAVTALKASGVQAQMAKQEQDPTNLYISNLPLGVDEQELEALLKPFGTVVSTRILRDPHGASRGVGFARMESTEKCEAVITHFNGKYIKMPPGVPAPPDPLLCKFADGGQKKRQSQSKFVPNGRAWARDGDTSTVTLAYDPATALQNGFYPAPYGLAPSRMIAPPALPYLPSPVSSYQVHGPAWMHQSYLVQPTGAVLAPAVDHAVPLQPSVVAPLAQQLGHLSLGSAGTYVPAAAVPGAFIPPYPPVPPALPLEDGSAAPAHGPIESPSEPGAFPYPYPK, from the exons ATGCTGCTGTCGGTGCCGCCGCGCTCCGCGCTCCCCGCGCTCGCCTACAACAAGGGCGGCAAGAAG cagccctaTGTGCCCCCGGCACAGCCGctgggcccccccagccccagcccggccggGGGGGGCACGGACCAGCTCAGCAAGACCAACCTCTACATCCGCGGGCTGCACCCCGGCACCACCGACCAGGACCTGGTCAAGCTCTGCCAGCC CTACGGGAAGATTGTTTCCACCAAAGCCATCCTGGACAAGACAACCAACAAGTGCAAAG GTTACGGCTTCGTCGACTTCGACAGCCCCACGGCGGCTCAGAAAGCGGTGACGGCGCTGAAGGCCAGCGGGGTGCAGGCGCAGATGGCCAAG caggagcaggacccCACCAACCTGTACATCTCGAACCTGCCGCTGGGGGTGGacgagcaggagctggaggcgCTGCTGAAACCCTTCGGGACCGTGGTGTCCACCCGCATCCTGCGCGACCCCCACGGGGCCAGCCGCGGCGTGGGCTTCGCACG GATGGAATCCACGGAGAAGTGCGAGGCCGTCATCACCCACTTCAACGGGAAGTACATCAAGATGCCCCCGGGGGTGCcag ccccccccgaCCCGCTGCTCTGCAAGTTCGCGGACGGGGGGCAGAAGAAGCGGCAGAGCCAGAGCAAGTTCGTGCCCAATGGGAGAGCGTGGGCGCGGGACGGCGACACG AGCACCGTGACCTTGGCCTACGACCCCGCGACAGCGCTGCAGAACGG GTTCTACCCGGCGCCCTATGGCCTGGCCCCCAGCCGCATGATCGCCCCCCCCGCACTGCCCTACCTGCCCTCCCCGGTCTCCTCCTACCAG GTTCACGGCCCCGCCTGGATGCACCAATCGTACCTCGTGCAGCCCACG GGCGCGGTGCTGGCCCCCGCTGTGGACCACGCCGTCCCCCTCCAGCCCTCCGTGGTGGCCCCCCTGGCCCAGCAGCTCGGCCACCTCTCGCTGGGCAGCGCCGGCACG tACGTCCCCGCTGCCGCCGTCCCCGGCGCCTTCATCCCGCCGTACCCGCCGGTGCCGCCTGCGCTGCCGCTGGAG GACGGCAGCGCCGCCCCAGCCCACGGCCCCATCGAGTCGCCGTCCGAACCCGGCGCCTTCCCCTACCCCTACCCCAAGTAG